Below is a genomic region from Medicago truncatula cultivar Jemalong A17 chromosome 3, MtrunA17r5.0-ANR, whole genome shotgun sequence.
TCCTTCTTCTTGCTGGCAGTACCACTCCACTGAACAGTACGACCATCTTGGCTGGATTGCTCATAGTCATTCTGTTTATGGGATGAGGTCCTCTCTTTACCCCATTTTGGGTCCTTCTTGCTGACAGTACCCCTCCACTGAGCAGCATGACCGTCTTGGCTGGATGGTTCATAGTCGTCCTGTTTATGGGATGAGGTTCTCTCTTTACCCCATTTCTGACCCTTCTTCTTGCTGGTAGTACCATTCCACTGAAATGTGTCCTGAAACATCCATATAACATGTGCACATCAACAAGTAGCATTAGCATACCTTCTGAAACTCAAAAACCACAGAGACAAATCCTTGCCTTCTGTGAGGTTTGGACCTTATGGCCAAACAGACATGGAATTACTTTGTGCGGTAAATTTCTTGAGTAAATAATGAACAAGGTCagttgaactatttgaactaTTCTGGGCCCTTCGGTTAGAATTAAGATATGGATTACATGAGCTGTTTTAAAGGAACCAAATCAAATAAGTGCTAAAATAATGATGTTAAGCAAAAGTTTGATTCTTtctcttagaatttgggttgggcctaactcaaccttacaagACCGGTTTGTAAGGCGAGAGCTTCCCAATCTTTATATGCACTACAAAGGCCATATCTCTAGGCAATGCGGGACTAAACCCACGCCTTCACacccaacacaatgaaggtgtatGTTGGAGGCTGCAGTGAAGGCAACCCAAATGCCGCAATTAGGCGGCTAGAGGGAGACCACAATGAAGGTGAACTACCAGCACTTTGCAAGGTATCCGCCAAGAATTGTCCTAAAGAACTTTAGCTACCCCCCTGACTCTCCCCATTTACCCATAACAAACCTAGAAAACGAACTATGAGTTTGGAAATTTAGTACTATGATATTTCAAGTCACTCAAGACAGGTACATTCTATATCCTCCATCAAGCTACAGTCTAAAAtccaattaaataaaaaaaacaaaagatcaGATGCAAACATGCTAATGTTCGGTACAATTTTGTGCAGATTGATTATATCACATAGACATATTTGATGTTGACTCTTTAAAACAGTAAGTTAAACACGGCCAAAATTGTAAATGTTATGGAGGAAAGTCAAACAAACCACTGGGAGCTGATTCTCCGGCGCTGCAAGATCTGCATCAAATAGACCATAAATATGTATCATATAATCAGATCATGAAACCAACTCTAAAGTCGAAAAACGGACACTAGTTATAAATCTATATGGCAAAGAGGGTGCTTTAAAAACCTTTTCCACGGGGCTGAAACCGAATGTGCCCTGGCCTGATCTCCACAGGAACCATGTCGTCGTCTGCTTCACTTTCTTCATTGGATTGTTGACGCACGTCAGAAACTTTGCCATTATTATCTTTGATGGGTATTTGTTGATCATCTTTTTCAAGCACCTGACTCGGATGAAGCTGAAAATACggaagagaaaaatattttatttcaaaaagaatGATCAGATACATTTTGAAAATGGTTACCTAAGACAAGTGACCCCAAGAAGACTGATGTATGATTTCCACCCTTTGCAATATTATGAGCGGGGCATCTTACTAACCAGACTATAAGTATATAATCCAACAAGTAAACAGCACCATATACAGAAATTGTCAGTAATAAGTAGTATCAAGAGTAACTTATTTCCAATCTCCATATAAAAGGTAAATGAACTTTGCAGCAATATCACTAGATTATATTACCTTGTCCTTCTCATTCTCGttctccttttccttttccttttccttctcCTTTAATTTTAGTTCCCTCAACCATTTTCTCTTGGCCTTTTTCCGTCGAGCACTTCTACTGGGCAactaacaaaacataataaaaacaataaattaaagcaAATAAATTTGAACACCCCATCTTCTGTCAAGGGATGGGCTAACGAATGTGACATGAAGTATCCAGGAAGATGGCCCGtaaaaacataaacaactaATTCAATGACCATCAACAAGTCTCCGAGTGCCATAATAGTATATACTAGCATGAACTGAGTATAAAAGATATGTTGTTTTATTATCTCAAGAGATGcatatttttactaaaatgaAATTGATCCTCTAAATACACAGGGGACATCCAGTCTTCTAAACAATTTTATATATCAATTTGGtcattgaattttcaaatgGACATCAATCAGTCCCTAATCGTCTCTTATGACATCAATCTAACTTATCTAAGTCTCAAATTGATGCTGATTTTACACTACAAAGGACCAACTTGATGCCCTGTGGACTTTGGAGGCTCTCTAATTTGAGTATGTACTCTGTTTTATTTAAAACCTCTGAATCAAGCCAGTAATAGAACCTCGGTTAAATGTGTATTCAAAtcaaaaccataaaataaaacagtACCTTTTTAGGTTCGCCTTCATCTTGAGGTTGAAGAGACCTGTGTGAaatattgaagaagaaaaaaaggtaagcaaaatattttgtaCTTCAAATATGCTGGAAATCAGTGTCATCATAGTAGGGGAACAAGAGTCAATTTAGGATGAAAAGAAAGGATTCTATAGGAGTAATCCCAGGAATCAAACAGCTTATACATGAAAGCTTGTTTCTTACTTCGTGAAAGCACTGGTCTAAATCAACAAAGATAGATAGGAAAACCATAATGCCAAGAACACAAGATCACCAAGCATGCAACAAATTGCCCATAAAATTTTATCAGCCCAACTTTCTTGCCCAAAATAAATGGACCAAATATATACTGTGATTCACAATTAGAAATGGAATGTGTCTGAGAAAAATGCACCTGGTTTCCTCGCTTGTTGACccacttttgtcatttttctgACAAGATAAAGTGGATGACTTGCCGATGTCCTTCTTGGCAAGACTCGCTTTGCGGTGAGTGCAGTCTTTAACACTTCCATTTTCCTCCTCATGGGCCTCGGGAATGTCTGCTAAGTTTTCGGTGGTAGACATCTTAATCTTCTTCTTActgaatataaaaataatggaatcaAATTAACAGCTCAGATAATAATGTTTACATGCAAAAAGTAACTGCTTTAGAAATTCCAAACTAGAAATAACAACAAAAGGGAGATCCCCGAGCAATTATACACtggaaaattaaaacaaaaacaaaataagagcAGAAAGAATAATGCCTACATCTCAACATATCCCGCAAACCCCAGACAAAGAGATTGGCCAAAACATGTTACATAGTAGACACGTTATAAAAGCATCGTTACAAAAGttattatttcaataaaaatagattCTATAAAAGATGAAACTCATACAACTTAACAAGTTTGTAAACTTACAGGCACCAACAGTTAGAAAGTTTGAGGAAACAAACCTAGGGCTCTTGAGCTTCTTCGATGCTTTTCTCTTCTTTGAGGTTGCATTCCCATCCAGTTTAGATTCCACATTAACCACATCTTCAGACTGATCattgtcatcatcatcatcttcagaTATTGTTTCATATTCTTCCCTCTTCTCCTGAAACCCCTCGATTGCGAGAAGTTTTGGAAGCTCAATCAACTGATTCTCGTGAGTTTCAGATGGCAGCATTGCAGGTTTACTACCAGTTAACatacttcctttttttttcacaCTACCATATACATACACATACATGCAGGATAACACAATTAGTAATATGAAAGCTATAACAACAGCATCCGAAATTCAACCATAAGACAAAACTTACCACACAATGTCTTTATCCTTCAAAATACAAGTGGACTCAAATGATGGTAAAACAAAGCCATCCATCTGCGTTAAATTTTTGGGGGGAAACAAAAGAATAGCagttaaaatgacatttttaacaGTGAAAGTTTTTATTATCTGATAAAGTTAAGGCTGTGTTGGACAAACAACTTAGttaagtttcttttttaaaacttgGTATCCAGCCCAAAGACCAACTAATCCGGGGAACCAGGTTCAAACTCTGTAAACTAGAAAAATATTAACCTAACAACTAATCACTAACATTGactattcaaaaaataaataaaaatgttcatataagctataagttgttttcgtaAGTTAACATGAAGAGCTTATGTTGTTTTCGTAAGCTAACATTAAGTGCTTATGTTATAGGTTGTTTTGATAAGCTAtcagaaaatgaatgaaaaggGCATGCAAGTATGAAGAGAGAGATGTACCGAGAGGGTGATTCCATCGGGACAATTGCGGTGGAGGCGGAAAACGGCGAGGATATGAGAGGCGAGATCGGAGATGGTGGTGAGATGGGGTTTGAGAAGAAACCAACAACATTTCAACCCTTCTTTCTTCTTTGACTTACTCAGCATGTTGCGATCATCGAACAATAATCGGAGTCGAACTTTGTTCGACATCATCGTCAATGTCGCGGTTTTGTCACTCTCAGTGACCATTTCTTAAACCCTTGCTTTCTAGCAGCTGCTACACACTGTTCTTTCTTCACCTGTCTGAGTCCGACTGTATAAGACCTACTCACAACAAGCACTAATTCTTTTTTGGCTTAAAAAAATGGGGAAAACAGTAATCACTTTAATAACCTagagaaattgcaaaacagtTCTCCTTGAATATAGACTCTGTTGGTCTATTTCATGGACTAAGGTACttacattcagggactaaattaaATTGACCAACGGATTCTGTATTTACGAACTAAATGACAACAAAGTCTACATTTAAGGACTATTTTGCAATTTATATGTATCTTGTGACTAAAAAGATGGTTTCTTTTctattcagggactaaagtgactaatttTGTTCCCTTAATTtactctttcaattttttttaagggttgcTCTTTCAATTTCATCTCATCTCATACTTTAAAATTGGTTAATTTGATCTCAAAGTTATTTATAGCATACTATTAGTTTATGGGTTTTGCTAACCAGTGCCCTAAGGACAATGGTTAAGagtccatctttgctccatttagaGAGTTTCCATTTACTCCTTTTTGCTTCTTTGATGTGTGACATGTGGCTAAAATAGAACCAAAGACTGAGATTAAAAGGTTTAGAAAAAGCTTTGTTTAATGGAAAACAAAGGCCACGCGTGTTTTTGTGATGGTACCTaccttccttcttcttccttcaccaACATCGTTGTATCTCCCTTTTGTCCATCCCCTCCACTGCTTCCCCCCTTCTGACCACACAAAGGCAGCACCCTCCCCATTCTCCTTCACATCACCTCTCCCATCTCACCCTAAGTCTCAATCATCACCGTCGTCGCTGCTTCAGAGAAAGATCAATGGACCACC
It encodes:
- the LOC11427783 gene encoding coilin; this translates as MVTESDKTATLTMMSNKVRLRLLFDDRNMLSKSKKKEGLKCCWFLLKPHLTTISDLASHILAVFRLHRNCPDGITLSMDGFVLPSFESTCILKDKDIVCVKKKGSMLTGSKPAMLPSETHENQLIELPKLLAIEGFQEKREEYETISEDDDDDNDQSEDVVNVESKLDGNATSKKRKASKKLKSPSKKKIKMSTTENLADIPEAHEEENGSVKDCTHRKASLAKKDIGKSSTLSCQKNDKSGSTSEETRSLQPQDEGEPKKLPSRSARRKKAKRKWLRELKLKEKEKEKEKENENEKDKLHPSQVLEKDDQQIPIKDNNGKVSDVRQQSNEESEADDDMVPVEIRPGHIRFQPRGKDLAAPENQLPVDTFQWNGTTSKKKGQKWGKERTSSHKQDDYEPSSQDGHAAQWRGTVSKKDPKWGKERTSSHKQNDYEQSSQDGRTVQWSGTASKKKDQIWGKGWTSSHKQDDHEQSSQDRPTVQRNGTISKDQKWGKEKTSAHKHDHEQSSQDRPTVQWNGTISKDQKWGKEKTSAHKQDDCEQSSQDRPTDQNAGKKRTFDAVDFEKLTPYTDLPKEGNVIAYRLIELSESWTPELSSFRVGKTTQYDSKSNRIWLQPVSEFPFDFWKKIDDMDEDGSPSQSDPSPYQEDGSLEIDYASLADVRIIKHGHSDLATVVAHSDAFVTPTKATNNSTDEKPADNETAAGSSKPQIEGHVTAKENGEVNVWDEINEALKAKKTRLSQEDRWKKEGDSSENRSWSQRALRCSALGPTMALLRSQNGFKK